In Desulfovibrio sp. X2, a single window of DNA contains:
- a CDS encoding S24 family peptidase, with translation MKGLFIEDILKRMMHVADCRNQAELASVLGVKRAAVTDAKRRGAVPADWYLRLCRLYGANPVWVETGLGSELLGDPEGEEAPAGFVLLPAAPATPRLEPQGLAGGAEEGRLAFSRDWLGEVARGAPEELRLLAVAGDAMAPTLRDGDTVLVDQGQREIVYGKIYALAMDDAVVVKRLDKKPGMLVLVSDNHAYPPLEIDMREAAEVRVLGRVVWLCRENP, from the coding sequence ATGAAGGGACTTTTCATCGAGGACATCCTGAAGCGGATGATGCACGTCGCCGACTGCCGCAACCAGGCCGAGCTGGCCTCGGTGCTCGGCGTGAAGCGCGCCGCGGTCACGGATGCCAAGCGCCGCGGAGCCGTGCCCGCGGACTGGTACCTGCGGCTGTGCCGCCTCTACGGGGCCAACCCCGTCTGGGTCGAGACCGGGCTCGGCAGCGAGCTTTTGGGGGATCCCGAAGGGGAGGAGGCGCCCGCGGGCTTCGTGCTCCTGCCTGCCGCCCCGGCCACGCCCCGCCTGGAGCCGCAGGGCCTTGCGGGCGGCGCGGAGGAGGGGCGCCTGGCCTTTTCCCGCGACTGGCTGGGAGAGGTCGCGCGCGGCGCGCCCGAGGAGCTGCGCCTGCTCGCCGTGGCCGGGGACGCCATGGCGCCCACGCTGCGCGACGGCGACACGGTCCTCGTGGACCAGGGGCAGCGCGAGATCGTCTACGGCAAGATCTACGCCCTGGCCATGGACGACGCCGTGGTCGTCAAGCGGCTGGACAAGAAGCCCGGCATGCTCGTGCTCGTCTCGGACAACCACGCCTACCCGCCGCTCGAGATCGACATGCGCGAGGCCGCCGAGGTCCGCGTGCTCGGCCGCGTGGTCTGGCTCTGCCGGGAAAATCCGTGA
- a CDS encoding M48 family metallopeptidase, with translation MKTRFGKRFLIVLGLLLATAVLTYCTTTPYTDRSQFMLVSQQEELQLGQQAAAQVLKTEKVSKDPEINARVRRIGERLAKVSVRPDYKWEFYVIDKDEANAFCLPGGKVFVYTGILKYAPTDAELATVMGHEIAHALLRHGAERMSTALALEGVGTVGSLALGGSGSVGGQVFAQSYGMVANVGVLLPFSRDQESEADKVGLELMAQAGYDPAAALTFWEHMAKDEDKSKKPPVFLSTHPPTAERIEAIRDLLPWAKTFYHPRD, from the coding sequence ATGAAGACCCGATTCGGCAAACGTTTCCTGATCGTTCTCGGCCTGCTCCTGGCAACGGCCGTGCTGACCTACTGCACGACCACGCCCTACACGGACCGCTCGCAGTTCATGCTCGTCAGCCAGCAGGAGGAGCTGCAGCTCGGGCAGCAGGCGGCCGCCCAGGTGCTGAAGACGGAGAAGGTCTCCAAGGACCCCGAGATAAACGCACGCGTGAGGCGCATCGGCGAACGCCTGGCCAAGGTCTCGGTCAGGCCGGACTACAAGTGGGAATTCTACGTCATCGACAAGGACGAGGCCAACGCCTTCTGCCTGCCCGGGGGGAAGGTCTTCGTCTACACCGGCATCCTCAAGTACGCCCCGACCGACGCGGAGCTGGCCACGGTCATGGGGCACGAGATCGCCCACGCGCTCCTGCGCCACGGCGCCGAGCGCATGAGCACGGCCCTGGCCCTGGAAGGCGTGGGCACGGTGGGCTCGCTCGCGCTCGGCGGCTCGGGCAGCGTGGGCGGCCAGGTCTTCGCCCAGTCCTACGGCATGGTGGCCAACGTGGGGGTGCTCCTGCCCTTCTCGCGCGACCAGGAGAGCGAGGCCGACAAGGTGGGGCTCGAGCTCATGGCCCAGGCGGGCTACGACCCCGCAGCCGCATTGACCTTCTGGGAGCACATGGCCAAGGACGAGGACAAGAGCAAGAAACCGCCCGTCTTCCTCTCCACGCACCCGCCCACGGCCGAGCGCATAGAGGCCATCCGCGACCTGCTGCCCTGGGCCAAGACGTTCTACCATCCGCGGGACTAA
- a CDS encoding hybrid sensor histidine kinase/response regulator, whose amino-acid sequence MKPRRVMVVDDERIVAMDIGRTLERLGYEVTALASSGEEAVVQAGETRPDLVLMDIRLGEGMDGVDASVQIADLFDIPVIFLTAYSDDATLDRAKRSRPFGFLVKPFDERELHTTIAVALSKHEMERRLRAAKSQAEAASRAKSAFLANMSHEIRTPMNGIIGMTHLLMDTPVSGEQEEFLRIIKDSANSLLGLLNDLLDLSKIEAGRMELEEEPFCLRRVVEDVMRTLQSQAERKRLELKWCVADEVPDTLLGDSGKLKQVLFHIVGNGLKFTDKGTISLCAALGEITGRGALVRFTVEDSGTGIPAEQMEMVFQSFTQAENFMTRRHGGAGLGLALSRHLVEMLGGEISVNSSVGRGSAFTFTALFKTLPRSIMAAPMILEPEIAKRLSRAKVLVVEDNTTSRLLVSAILGKAGVQVLTAEDGREALETLADTPVDVVLMDIQMPGMDGLAATRAIRMGEVPGVDPALPIVGMTAYAMKDDRERFLAAGLDAHLQKPLDAQSLASTLAGLLAREALPGQRSAEPTPLHGIAVFDERGLEKGLVRDAAEVLARWEDFAQDANGGVAALERAAEAEDREAVKDSARTIMLAAAGIGASLVREIALRLHRRAAEAAWPVLRDEVRLLRSSLETTHLLLRQRLGGPSAP is encoded by the coding sequence ATGAAGCCCCGGCGCGTCATGGTCGTAGACGACGAGCGCATCGTCGCCATGGATATCGGCCGGACGCTCGAACGCCTGGGATACGAGGTCACGGCGCTGGCCTCCTCGGGAGAGGAGGCCGTGGTCCAGGCCGGAGAGACGCGCCCGGACCTGGTGCTCATGGACATCCGCCTCGGCGAGGGCATGGACGGCGTGGACGCCTCCGTGCAGATCGCCGACCTCTTCGACATCCCGGTCATCTTCCTGACCGCCTATTCCGACGACGCCACCCTGGATCGCGCCAAGCGCAGCCGGCCTTTCGGCTTCCTGGTCAAGCCCTTCGACGAGCGGGAGCTGCACACGACCATCGCCGTGGCCCTCTCCAAGCACGAGATGGAGCGGCGGCTGCGCGCGGCCAAGTCCCAGGCCGAGGCGGCCAGCCGGGCCAAATCGGCCTTCCTGGCCAACATGAGCCACGAGATCCGCACGCCCATGAACGGCATCATCGGCATGACCCACCTGCTCATGGACACCCCGGTCTCGGGCGAGCAGGAGGAGTTCCTGCGGATCATCAAGGATTCCGCCAACTCCCTGCTCGGCCTCCTGAACGACCTGCTCGACCTCTCCAAGATCGAGGCGGGCCGCATGGAGCTCGAGGAAGAGCCCTTCTGCCTGCGCAGGGTGGTTGAAGACGTCATGCGCACCCTGCAGAGCCAGGCGGAGCGCAAGCGGCTGGAGCTCAAATGGTGCGTGGCCGACGAGGTGCCCGACACCCTGCTCGGCGACAGCGGCAAGCTCAAGCAGGTCCTCTTCCACATCGTGGGCAACGGCCTCAAGTTCACGGACAAGGGCACGATCAGCCTGTGCGCGGCCCTGGGCGAGATCACGGGCCGCGGCGCCCTGGTGCGCTTCACGGTGGAGGACAGCGGCACGGGCATCCCGGCCGAGCAGATGGAGATGGTATTCCAGAGCTTCACCCAGGCCGAGAACTTCATGACCCGCCGCCACGGCGGGGCCGGGCTCGGTCTCGCCCTGTCGCGCCACCTCGTGGAGATGCTCGGCGGCGAGATCTCGGTGAACAGCTCCGTGGGCCGGGGCAGCGCCTTCACCTTCACCGCCCTGTTCAAGACCCTGCCGCGCAGCATCATGGCAGCGCCCATGATCCTCGAGCCCGAGATCGCGAAGAGGCTTTCCAGGGCCAAGGTGCTGGTGGTGGAGGACAACACCACCAGCCGCCTGCTGGTCTCGGCCATCCTCGGCAAGGCTGGCGTGCAGGTGCTCACGGCCGAGGACGGGCGCGAGGCGCTCGAAACCCTGGCCGACACCCCCGTGGACGTGGTGCTCATGGACATCCAGATGCCCGGCATGGACGGGCTCGCGGCCACGCGGGCCATCCGCATGGGCGAGGTGCCGGGCGTGGATCCCGCCCTGCCCATCGTGGGCATGACCGCCTACGCCATGAAGGACGACCGCGAGCGCTTCCTGGCCGCCGGGCTCGACGCGCACCTGCAAAAGCCCCTGGACGCCCAGAGCCTCGCCTCCACGCTGGCGGGCCTGCTCGCGCGCGAGGCCTTGCCCGGACAGCGCTCCGCTGAGCCGACGCCCCTGCACGGGATCGCGGTGTTCGACGAGCGCGGCCTCGAGAAGGGCCTGGTCAGGGACGCGGCCGAGGTGCTCGCGCGGTGGGAGGATTTCGCGCAGGACGCCAACGGCGGCGTGGCAGCCCTCGAACGGGCGGCCGAAGCCGAGGACCGCGAGGCGGTCAAGGATTCCGCGCGAACGATCATGCTGGCGGCCGCCGGGATAGGGGCCAGCCTCGTGCGCGAGATCGCGCTCAGGCTGCACCGGCGGGCGGCCGAAGCCGCCTGGCCGGTGCTCCGAGACGAGGTCCGCCTGCTGCGCTCGAGCCTGGAGACGACGCATCTTCTCCTGCGCCAGCGGCTGGGCGGACCGTCCGCCCCCTAG
- the tpx gene encoding thiol peroxidase encodes MERTGLVTFQGNPLTLLGNPITAGDKVPDVAVLDNTLQERSLSEWKDKVVILISVPSLDTDVCSLEAKRFNDEAKKLDDQVAILTVSMDLPFAQKRWQEAEGAGELNIFSDHRDAAFGEAFGVLIKELRLLARAVFVVDQKGMVTYAQIVDEVTHEPDYTGALEAARKAL; translated from the coding sequence ATGGAACGCACCGGACTCGTGACCTTTCAGGGCAATCCCCTGACACTGCTTGGCAATCCCATCACCGCGGGCGATAAGGTCCCGGACGTCGCCGTTCTCGACAACACGCTGCAGGAACGCTCCCTCTCCGAATGGAAGGACAAGGTCGTGATCCTGATCAGCGTGCCTTCGTTGGATACGGACGTCTGTTCGCTCGAGGCCAAGCGCTTCAACGACGAGGCCAAGAAGCTCGACGACCAGGTCGCCATCCTGACCGTGAGCATGGACCTGCCCTTCGCCCAGAAGCGCTGGCAGGAGGCCGAGGGCGCGGGCGAGCTGAACATCTTCTCGGACCACCGCGACGCGGCCTTCGGAGAGGCCTTCGGCGTGCTGATCAAGGAGCTTCGGCTGCTCGCGCGGGCCGTCTTCGTCGTCGACCAGAAGGGTATGGTGACCTATGCCCAGATCGTGGACGAGGTGACCCACGAGCCCGACTACACGGGTGCCCTGGAAGCGGCGCGCAAGGCGCTGTAA
- a CDS encoding plasma-membrane proton-efflux P-type ATPase, with the protein MEKTVLTAEELKTLPTNEVFRRLGADRGGLSGEEAAARADIYGPNEIAEEHVSSLRKFLGYFWGPIPWMIEVAAILSAAIGRFEECAIIGVLLLLNAGVGFWQEHKADNAIALLRQRLALKARVLRDEKWSRIAARELVPGDLVRVRLGDIVPADLKIASGGQAEAHVSVDESALTGESLPVDKAAGDVLFSGSVLRQGEVDAVVAATGMDTFFGRTAGLVAQAAPRSHFQRAVVKIGDYLIVLALLLVAVIVLTALFRHESPAETVQFALILAVAAIPAALPAVLSVTMAVGASRLAAKEAIVSRLTAIEELAGMDVLCSDKTGTITENRLSVGDVRQLASAPAAEVLAAGALASRAEDADPIDDAVLKAASADSGASSMLAGFTLTSFTPFDPVAKRTEAEMEGPKGRVRFAKGAPQAILALADLSGEEKKTIEQRLGEEVDGLAGRGFRALGVARADGDGPWRYLGLLGLFDPPREDSAATIKAAGEIGVAVKMVTGDHEAIGREIAQQVGLGRNFLVPEQFLDANEHKALQLVEGADGFAQVYPEHKYHIVELLEDAGHIVGMTGDGVNDAPALKKADAGIAVAGATDAARSAADIVLTLPGLSVIIDAVKESRQIFQRMQSYAIYRIAETIRVLLFITLSILAFRFYPVTAVMIVLLALFNDAPIMAIAYDRVRYSNTPEKWDMRVVLTMATFLGLLGVVSSFMIFWIGKDYLDLGMGVLQTFVFLKLAVAGHLTIFVARTRGPFWSVRPSGILLWSAVATKLLATLVAVYGLYITPIGWRLALFVWGYALAAFVVTDMLKVLLYRLVDHGDLCFAHSAACRRR; encoded by the coding sequence ATGGAGAAGACCGTTCTCACAGCGGAGGAACTGAAGACGCTGCCCACGAACGAGGTCTTCCGCCGCCTCGGCGCGGACCGGGGGGGACTCTCCGGCGAGGAGGCGGCGGCGCGGGCAGACATCTACGGGCCGAACGAGATAGCCGAGGAGCATGTAAGCTCGCTGCGCAAGTTCCTGGGCTACTTCTGGGGGCCCATCCCCTGGATGATCGAGGTCGCGGCCATCCTCTCCGCGGCCATAGGACGCTTCGAGGAGTGCGCCATCATCGGCGTGCTGCTCCTCTTGAACGCCGGGGTCGGCTTCTGGCAGGAGCACAAGGCGGACAACGCCATAGCCCTGCTCAGGCAGCGCCTGGCGCTCAAGGCGCGCGTGCTGCGCGACGAAAAATGGAGCCGCATCGCGGCCCGCGAACTGGTGCCCGGGGACCTCGTCCGCGTGCGCCTGGGCGACATCGTGCCCGCGGACCTGAAGATCGCCTCGGGCGGCCAGGCCGAGGCCCACGTCTCCGTGGACGAGTCGGCCCTGACCGGCGAGTCGCTGCCCGTGGACAAGGCCGCGGGCGACGTCCTCTTCTCGGGCTCCGTGCTGCGCCAGGGCGAGGTGGACGCCGTGGTCGCGGCCACGGGCATGGACACCTTCTTCGGCCGCACCGCTGGCCTCGTGGCCCAGGCCGCGCCGCGCAGCCACTTCCAGCGCGCGGTGGTCAAGATCGGCGACTACCTCATCGTCCTGGCGCTCCTGCTCGTGGCGGTCATCGTCCTGACGGCGCTCTTCCGCCACGAGAGCCCGGCCGAGACCGTGCAGTTCGCCCTCATCCTGGCCGTGGCCGCCATCCCGGCGGCCCTGCCCGCCGTGCTCTCCGTGACCATGGCCGTGGGCGCCTCGCGCCTGGCCGCCAAGGAGGCCATCGTCAGCCGCCTGACCGCCATCGAGGAGTTGGCGGGCATGGACGTGCTCTGCTCGGACAAGACCGGGACCATCACCGAGAACCGCCTGAGCGTGGGGGATGTGCGGCAGCTCGCCTCCGCCCCGGCCGCCGAGGTGCTGGCCGCGGGCGCCCTGGCCTCGCGCGCCGAGGACGCCGATCCCATCGACGACGCCGTGCTCAAGGCCGCCTCGGCCGACTCCGGGGCCTCCTCGATGCTCGCGGGGTTCACGCTCACCTCCTTTACGCCCTTCGACCCGGTGGCCAAGCGCACCGAGGCCGAGATGGAGGGGCCCAAGGGCCGCGTGCGCTTCGCCAAGGGAGCGCCGCAGGCCATCCTGGCCCTGGCGGACCTTTCGGGCGAGGAGAAGAAGACCATCGAGCAGCGCCTGGGCGAGGAGGTGGACGGCCTCGCGGGCCGCGGCTTCCGCGCCCTGGGCGTGGCCCGGGCGGACGGCGACGGGCCGTGGCGCTACCTCGGCCTGCTCGGCCTCTTCGATCCGCCGCGCGAGGACTCCGCGGCCACCATCAAGGCCGCGGGCGAGATCGGCGTGGCCGTGAAGATGGTCACCGGCGACCACGAGGCCATCGGCCGGGAGATCGCGCAGCAGGTGGGGCTCGGCCGGAACTTCCTGGTTCCGGAGCAGTTCCTCGACGCCAACGAGCACAAGGCGCTGCAGCTCGTGGAGGGCGCGGACGGCTTCGCCCAGGTCTATCCCGAGCACAAGTACCACATCGTGGAGCTTCTTGAGGACGCCGGGCACATCGTGGGCATGACCGGCGACGGCGTGAACGACGCCCCGGCGCTGAAGAAGGCCGACGCGGGCATCGCCGTGGCCGGGGCCACGGACGCCGCGCGCTCGGCCGCGGACATCGTGCTCACCCTGCCCGGACTCTCGGTGATCATCGACGCGGTCAAGGAGAGCCGCCAGATCTTCCAGCGCATGCAGAGCTACGCCATCTACCGCATCGCCGAGACCATCCGCGTGCTGCTCTTCATCACCCTGTCCATCCTGGCCTTCCGCTTCTATCCCGTGACCGCGGTGATGATCGTGCTCCTGGCCCTGTTCAACGACGCGCCCATCATGGCCATCGCCTACGACCGCGTGCGCTACTCGAATACCCCGGAGAAGTGGGACATGCGGGTGGTCCTGACCATGGCCACCTTCCTCGGGCTCCTCGGCGTGGTCTCGTCCTTCATGATCTTCTGGATCGGCAAGGACTACCTGGACCTGGGCATGGGCGTGCTGCAGACCTTCGTCTTCCTCAAGCTCGCCGTGGCAGGCCACCTGACCATCTTCGTGGCGCGCACGCGCGGCCCCTTCTGGAGCGTGCGGCCGAGCGGCATCCTGCTCTGGTCGGCCGTGGCGACCAAGCTGCTCGCGACCCTGGTCGCGGTCTACGGGCTCTACATCACGCCCATCGGCTGGAGGCTGGCGCTCTTCGTCTGGGGCTACGCCCTGGCGGCCTTCGTGGTCACGGACATGCTGAAGGTCCTGCTCTACCGCCTGGTGGACCACGGCGACCTGTGCTTCGCGCACAGCGCGGCCTGCCGGAGGCGCTAG
- a CDS encoding PilZ domain-containing protein, translating to MAYEAQGRPRLVLMVENEQAREAYLECVRAARAEADVVSGPRALHERLVREAYSGLLVDLPTLIKAPHADKCMVRKDMELYPVLRLRYDEGERKVRGLFYGQESPDGDVVAQFIRQELGAVSPRLLRASPRRKLNFNALVCRGDVFDPENALRTVTLDVSRGGCFLVTCEEFPPGAEICLRFLELGDPAPMRAVLRRRVEWGKSMAVPGIGVEFLDLSEEQRKALDTWLARRRFFAAEVGEHPADAVLGDLSDLGELPDLDLSDLGLADPADRADCAGGDSGRRNGRAGRPE from the coding sequence ATGGCGTATGAGGCGCAGGGCCGTCCGAGGCTCGTGCTCATGGTCGAGAACGAGCAGGCGAGAGAGGCCTATCTGGAATGCGTCCGCGCGGCACGGGCCGAGGCGGACGTGGTTTCCGGGCCGCGCGCGCTGCACGAGAGGCTGGTGCGCGAGGCGTACAGCGGCCTGCTCGTGGACCTGCCCACCCTGATCAAGGCCCCCCACGCGGACAAGTGCATGGTGCGCAAGGACATGGAGCTCTATCCGGTCCTTCGCCTGCGCTACGACGAGGGGGAGCGCAAGGTGCGCGGCCTCTTCTACGGCCAGGAGAGTCCGGACGGGGACGTGGTCGCGCAGTTCATCCGCCAGGAGCTCGGGGCCGTGTCCCCCCGCCTGCTGCGCGCCTCGCCGCGCAGGAAGCTGAACTTCAACGCGCTCGTCTGCCGCGGCGACGTCTTCGACCCCGAGAACGCGCTGCGCACGGTGACGCTCGACGTCTCGCGGGGCGGCTGCTTCCTCGTCACCTGCGAGGAATTCCCCCCCGGAGCGGAGATCTGCCTGCGCTTCCTCGAGCTCGGCGATCCGGCGCCCATGCGCGCCGTCTTGCGCAGACGCGTGGAATGGGGCAAGAGCATGGCCGTGCCGGGCATCGGCGTGGAGTTCCTGGACCTGAGCGAGGAACAGCGCAAGGCGCTCGACACATGGCTGGCCCGCCGCCGGTTCTTTGCCGCCGAGGTCGGGGAGCACCCCGCGGACGCCGTGCTCGGGGACCTTTCCGACCTGGGAGAGCTGCCGGACCTGGATTTGTCGGATCTGGGGCTGGCGGACCCGGCCGACCGGGCGGATTGCGCCGGAGGAGACTCCGGCAGGCGGAACGGACGCGCCGGGCGTCCTGAATGA
- a CDS encoding HU family DNA-binding protein, protein MFTKAQFVDELKNALPDVLTTKVEAEKTFDAFCAILAKGIESDEGVRLPGVGSFSLKQRPAREGRNPQTGKAIKIPAKRAVKFATAKGLDEALNK, encoded by the coding sequence ATGTTCACCAAGGCCCAATTTGTCGACGAACTCAAGAACGCTCTGCCTGACGTCCTGACCACCAAGGTCGAGGCCGAAAAGACCTTCGACGCCTTCTGCGCCATCCTGGCCAAGGGTATCGAGTCCGACGAGGGCGTCCGCCTGCCCGGCGTGGGTTCCTTCTCCCTCAAGCAGCGCCCCGCGCGCGAGGGGCGCAACCCCCAGACCGGCAAGGCCATCAAGATTCCGGCCAAGCGTGCGGTCAAGTTCGCCACGGCCAAGGGCCTGGACGAGGCGCTCAACAAGTAG
- a CDS encoding TolC family protein: MRMHRILTALLLLLGLAVSAQAQQPAPTPAAQGTYLTPPAAPMVPAGMAPAAPSPAVATPATPAGTPAALNPEDPLAGAEAPIDLQAAVERSLLFNPQIESARFQLSGSEYGRKSALGAMGPSATTSYGYTRHDRPTVSSTSGRVSVARDQWIYSLNVTQPIFHGFALLSAYQKAKLAKEQAKAQLDNAELILIQTVQDSFLQLLQARMDVKSSEDSVARLRSQLQVTQAFYDVGLKPKLDVLQAEVDLATAEQQLLTAKNSVATQTAQLNTLIGLPLEYPARYVGELTYIPFQRTLDDCLARAYTKRPDLEIGRKSVEMAQKDAKIAAGTFYPNVDASYDYSQTGDTPRADGTSSYSKYASEWSVGAKATWNFFSSGKDFNAYEQAKETVAKVEADLADTRLNAGFSVKQDLLDLQVASDRISVAKKSIAAAQEGYRMAVARYQAQVGTNTEVLDAQSRLSSAEFQLSSALADYQRALSRLYVAMGERNLALSMQ, encoded by the coding sequence ATGCGCATGCATCGTATCCTGACCGCATTGCTCCTGCTCCTCGGCCTGGCCGTGTCGGCGCAGGCGCAGCAGCCCGCCCCGACGCCCGCGGCGCAGGGCACGTACCTGACTCCGCCCGCGGCTCCCATGGTGCCCGCGGGGATGGCGCCCGCGGCTCCGTCGCCCGCGGTCGCGACGCCCGCGACGCCCGCAGGCACGCCCGCGGCCCTCAACCCCGAGGATCCCCTGGCCGGCGCAGAAGCGCCCATCGACCTGCAGGCGGCGGTCGAGCGCAGCCTGCTCTTCAACCCGCAGATCGAATCAGCCCGCTTCCAGCTCTCCGGCTCGGAGTACGGGCGCAAGTCGGCCCTGGGCGCCATGGGCCCCTCGGCCACGACCTCCTACGGCTACACCCGCCACGACCGCCCGACCGTCAGCTCCACCTCCGGCCGGGTCAGCGTCGCCCGCGACCAGTGGATATACTCCCTGAATGTGACCCAGCCGATCTTCCACGGCTTCGCGCTGCTTTCCGCCTACCAGAAGGCCAAGCTTGCCAAGGAGCAGGCCAAGGCGCAGCTGGACAACGCGGAACTGATCCTCATCCAGACGGTGCAGGACTCCTTCCTGCAACTCCTGCAGGCGCGCATGGACGTGAAGTCCTCGGAGGACTCCGTGGCCCGGCTGCGCTCGCAGCTGCAGGTCACCCAGGCCTTCTACGACGTGGGGCTGAAGCCCAAGCTGGACGTGCTCCAGGCCGAGGTGGACCTCGCCACGGCCGAGCAGCAGCTTCTGACCGCCAAGAACAGCGTGGCCACCCAGACCGCGCAGCTGAACACGCTTATCGGCCTGCCGCTGGAGTATCCGGCCAGGTATGTGGGCGAGCTGACCTACATCCCGTTCCAGCGCACGCTCGACGACTGCCTCGCCCGGGCCTACACCAAGCGTCCGGACCTCGAGATCGGCCGCAAGAGCGTGGAGATGGCCCAAAAGGACGCCAAGATCGCGGCGGGCACCTTCTACCCCAACGTGGACGCCAGCTACGACTACTCCCAGACCGGCGACACCCCCCGGGCCGACGGCACCTCGAGCTACTCCAAGTACGCCAGCGAATGGTCCGTGGGCGCCAAGGCCACCTGGAACTTCTTCTCCTCGGGCAAGGACTTCAACGCCTACGAGCAGGCCAAGGAGACCGTGGCCAAGGTCGAGGCCGACCTGGCCGACACGCGCCTGAACGCGGGCTTCTCGGTCAAGCAGGACCTCCTCGACCTGCAGGTGGCCTCGGACCGCATCAGCGTGGCCAAGAAGTCCATCGCCGCGGCGCAGGAGGGCTACCGCATGGCCGTGGCCCGCTACCAGGCCCAGGTGGGCACCAACACCGAGGTGCTCGACGCCCAGTCGCGCCTCTCCAGCGCGGAATTCCAGCTTTCGAGCGCCCTGGCCGACTACCAGCGCGCCCTCTCCAGGCTCTACGTGGCCATGGGCGAGCGCAACCTCGCCTTGAGCATGCAGTAG
- a CDS encoding 3D domain-containing protein, protein MNKALSFLAITVTLAAAFWAHREFDSVRAELRHSQDQTFRLEAEVEKGRTAVALLHKFVLMNQEKLKSMTRRKILTVTAYSPRECETDSTPFITASNSPVRAGIVAVSRDLFENGWVFGKKVYIKNLGVFVIDDLMAESKRDHLDIFIYDPVQAQNFGAKKLEVFLLGA, encoded by the coding sequence GGCACTGTCGTTTCTCGCCATCACCGTCACCCTGGCGGCAGCGTTCTGGGCGCATCGCGAATTCGATTCCGTGCGCGCCGAACTCAGGCACAGCCAGGACCAGACCTTCCGCCTCGAGGCCGAGGTGGAGAAGGGCAGAACCGCCGTCGCGCTCCTGCACAAGTTCGTGCTCATGAACCAGGAAAAGCTGAAGAGCATGACGCGGCGCAAGATTTTGACGGTCACGGCCTACAGCCCCCGCGAGTGCGAAACCGACTCCACTCCCTTCATCACCGCCTCCAACAGCCCCGTGCGCGCGGGCATCGTGGCCGTGTCGCGCGACCTGTTCGAGAACGGCTGGGTCTTCGGCAAGAAGGTCTACATCAAGAACCTCGGCGTCTTCGTCATCGACGACCTGATGGCCGAGTCCAAGCGCGACCACCTGGACATCTTCATCTACGACCCTGTGCAGGCCCAGAACTTCGGCGCCAAGAAGCTGGAGGTCTTCCTCCTCGGGGCCTGA